A region of Coturnix japonica isolate 7356 chromosome 15, Coturnix japonica 2.1, whole genome shotgun sequence DNA encodes the following proteins:
- the FOXN4 gene encoding forkhead box protein N4 isoform X2: MASGRMDFGLGAQNAMLQQTGPVASNIHSTGSPGAMIHVQASLPQGVLGLNSISSHGTNISQYSVGGQPSPSLQTQQQLFPPHPQQVFAIAQSTQQCNPAAIYNTSYGTQPHYPQPRLAPHSAQELHPKHYPKPIYSYSCLIAMALKNSKTGSLPVSEIYSFMKEHFPYFKTAPDGWKNSVRHNLSLNKCFEKVENKMSGTSRKGCLWALNPAKIDKMEEEMQKWKRKDLAAIHRSMANPEELDKLITDRPENCRRSSKQAEPEIPTLNHMAAAQGRISISQLQPQPIMTLSLQSVPLHHQIQTQARIAPDSPAPAQTPPLHTLPDISHSPLPHHPMGRAPPDYLNMTTDMNTEVDTLDPSIMDFALQGNIWEEMKDDSFSLDTLGAFSNSPLHLSDCDLGTPGLTPISSGSDHSLSDFQVTGLYTTYTPVDNVAATQYMNPQGNKPIALL, from the exons ATGGCCAGTGGAAGAATGGATTTTGGCCTTGGTGCCCAGAATGCAATGCTACAACAGACAG GTCCTGTGGCAAGCAATATTCACTCCACAGGATCACCTGGAGCAATGATTCATGTCCAGGCCAGCCTGCCACAGGGAGTCCTGGGACTGAATTCTATTTCATCACATGGAACAAAC ATAAGCCAGTACTCTGTAGGTGGCCAGCCCTCTCCTAGTTtacagacacagcagcagctcttccctcctCATCCACAGCAAGTGTTTGCCATAGCCCAGAGTACACAACAG TGTAACCCAGCAGCGATCTACAACACATCGTATGGCACCCAGCCACATTATCCTCAGCCACGCCTGGCTCCTCACTCTGCCCAAGAACTGCATCCAAAGCATTACCCCAAGCCCATCTATTCATACAG TTGCTTAATTGCAATGGCACTGAAGAACAGCAAGACAGGCAGTCTCCCCGTGAGTGAGATCTACAGCTTCATGAAGGAGCACTTTCCCTACTTCAAG ACAGCCCCCGATGGCTGGAAAAACTCCGTGCGTCATAACCTGTCCCTGAATAAGTGCTTTGAGAAGGTGGAGAACAAGATGAGCGGCACCTCTCGCAAGGGATGCCTGTGGGCTCTCAATCCTGCCAAGATTGACAAAATGGAAGAGGAGATGCAGAAGTGGAAGCGGAAGGACTTAGCTGCCATTCACAGAAGCATGGCTAACCCAG aggAGCTGGACAAGCTGATTACCGACAGACCTGAGAACTGCAGGCGCTCCAGTAAACAGGCAGAACCCGAGATCCCTACCCTGAACCACATGGCAGCAGCCCAAGGCCGAATCTCcatctcccagctgcagccccaacCCATCATGACACTCTCGCTGCAGTCTGTCCCTCTGCATCACCAGATCCAGACCCAGGCTCGCATCGCACCGGACTCCCCAGCACCTGCACAGACACCTCCTCTCCACACTCTGCCTGACATCAGCCACAGCCCTCTGCCCCACCACCCCATGGGCCGTGCCCCTCCCGACTACCTGAACATGACCACAGACATGAACACAGAGGTGGATACTCTGGACCCAAGCATTATGGATTTTGCATTGCAAG GTAACATAtgggaggaaatgaaagatgaCAGCTTCAGCCTTGACACCCTGGGTGCCTTCAGCAACTCACCCCTGCACCTCTCGGACTGTGACCTGGGCACTCCCGGCCTCACCCCCATCTCCAGTGGCAGCGATCACTCCCTGTCAGACTTTCAGGTCACAGGCCTTTATACCACTTACACCCCCGTGGACAACGTAGCAGCAACTCAGTACATGAACCCTCAAGGCAACAAACCCATCGCTCTGCTCTGA
- the FOXN4 gene encoding forkhead box protein N4 isoform X1 — protein MIESDLPSMMSGLIRSSGHSQHAAQEYRLLASDPSQLSEDDLPSDLQSLSWLTSVDVPRLQQMASGRMDFGLGAQNAMLQQTGPVASNIHSTGSPGAMIHVQASLPQGVLGLNSISSHGTNISQYSVGGQPSPSLQTQQQLFPPHPQQVFAIAQSTQQCNPAAIYNTSYGTQPHYPQPRLAPHSAQELHPKHYPKPIYSYSCLIAMALKNSKTGSLPVSEIYSFMKEHFPYFKTAPDGWKNSVRHNLSLNKCFEKVENKMSGTSRKGCLWALNPAKIDKMEEEMQKWKRKDLAAIHRSMANPEELDKLITDRPENCRRSSKQAEPEIPTLNHMAAAQGRISISQLQPQPIMTLSLQSVPLHHQIQTQARIAPDSPAPAQTPPLHTLPDISHSPLPHHPMGRAPPDYLNMTTDMNTEVDTLDPSIMDFALQGNIWEEMKDDSFSLDTLGAFSNSPLHLSDCDLGTPGLTPISSGSDHSLSDFQVTGLYTTYTPVDNVAATQYMNPQGNKPIALL, from the exons ATGATAGAGAGCGATCTGCCATCCATGATGTCAGGACTCATCCGGAGCTCAGGGCACAGCCAGCACGCTGCCCAGGAGTACAG GCTCTTAGCTTCCGACCCCTCCCAGCTGAGCGAAGATGACCTCCCCAGTGACTTGCAGTCCTTGTCGTGGCTGACATCTGTTGATGTTCCTCGGTTACAACAGATGGCCAGTGGAAGAATGGATTTTGGCCTTGGTGCCCAGAATGCAATGCTACAACAGACAG GTCCTGTGGCAAGCAATATTCACTCCACAGGATCACCTGGAGCAATGATTCATGTCCAGGCCAGCCTGCCACAGGGAGTCCTGGGACTGAATTCTATTTCATCACATGGAACAAAC ATAAGCCAGTACTCTGTAGGTGGCCAGCCCTCTCCTAGTTtacagacacagcagcagctcttccctcctCATCCACAGCAAGTGTTTGCCATAGCCCAGAGTACACAACAG TGTAACCCAGCAGCGATCTACAACACATCGTATGGCACCCAGCCACATTATCCTCAGCCACGCCTGGCTCCTCACTCTGCCCAAGAACTGCATCCAAAGCATTACCCCAAGCCCATCTATTCATACAG TTGCTTAATTGCAATGGCACTGAAGAACAGCAAGACAGGCAGTCTCCCCGTGAGTGAGATCTACAGCTTCATGAAGGAGCACTTTCCCTACTTCAAG ACAGCCCCCGATGGCTGGAAAAACTCCGTGCGTCATAACCTGTCCCTGAATAAGTGCTTTGAGAAGGTGGAGAACAAGATGAGCGGCACCTCTCGCAAGGGATGCCTGTGGGCTCTCAATCCTGCCAAGATTGACAAAATGGAAGAGGAGATGCAGAAGTGGAAGCGGAAGGACTTAGCTGCCATTCACAGAAGCATGGCTAACCCAG aggAGCTGGACAAGCTGATTACCGACAGACCTGAGAACTGCAGGCGCTCCAGTAAACAGGCAGAACCCGAGATCCCTACCCTGAACCACATGGCAGCAGCCCAAGGCCGAATCTCcatctcccagctgcagccccaacCCATCATGACACTCTCGCTGCAGTCTGTCCCTCTGCATCACCAGATCCAGACCCAGGCTCGCATCGCACCGGACTCCCCAGCACCTGCACAGACACCTCCTCTCCACACTCTGCCTGACATCAGCCACAGCCCTCTGCCCCACCACCCCATGGGCCGTGCCCCTCCCGACTACCTGAACATGACCACAGACATGAACACAGAGGTGGATACTCTGGACCCAAGCATTATGGATTTTGCATTGCAAG GTAACATAtgggaggaaatgaaagatgaCAGCTTCAGCCTTGACACCCTGGGTGCCTTCAGCAACTCACCCCTGCACCTCTCGGACTGTGACCTGGGCACTCCCGGCCTCACCCCCATCTCCAGTGGCAGCGATCACTCCCTGTCAGACTTTCAGGTCACAGGCCTTTATACCACTTACACCCCCGTGGACAACGTAGCAGCAACTCAGTACATGAACCCTCAAGGCAACAAACCCATCGCTCTGCTCTGA